Genomic segment of Vulpes vulpes isolate BD-2025 chromosome 16, VulVul3, whole genome shotgun sequence:
CCCGTGGCACTTGCACTCGGTGCGCGTGTGGCTCCGCACGGCCTGCGGGGAGCGAAGGAGCGGCCGAtggggacagaggggaggggtgCGTGGTTTGGGAAGGCCCGCCCAGAGGACCGACCCAGAGTAAGGTGGGGAGCATGGggtggaaggaagagaggaaggagtagAGGGCAAGGTGGACAGGATCCCGgagaaggaaaaatgataaaaatggaagagtaacagaagtgggggtggggtgggagggggcgcAGTGTGTAGCACAGAGGGGAGGGTTTGCAGCTGTCGGGCTCTACTCCTCCTGCCAACCCGGCCGGCCCCCCTCCTTGTTGCCCCAcgggccccaggcagggctgagCAGAGCCGCAGAGCCGCAGAGCCGCAGAGCCGCAGAGCGGGCCTCCTGGGCGTCTGCCCCTGCCACTCCTCCCCAACCCTCTCTGACAGGTATGTGGGCCTGTCTGGACATTCCTCTCTGGGTCCCCTCTTACCCCTTGCCTGATGCCTCAGGCCTGAACCCTGGAGGACACCGGATGTGTGTAGGGTGTCCCTAGAGCACCCTAGAACTGAAGCATAGGGTGCGGGAGGGCCCCCTGTCAATGCATTCCCGGGAGCTGGAAGCCAGAACTCCTGCCCCTTATTTGCTACAACCTCACTAGAGATTTATGGTGTCAGATGACCCAGGAAGATCATCTCTGGAAGCTCAGAGTCCAGAGGCCAACCTAATCTACAGACTTGtgtgccccccctccccttcccaggcCTGTCTCCTTTCTCACATCCCCTCCTGGAAACATCTGACCCCGACAGCTCTTATCCCTAAACTGGAGCTCCTGGGGCCCTCCTTCTTGCGAGAAGAAGGGGAGAGGCTGCCAGCGTCCCAAGCAGGGCCTACTCTGGGCTTGGTGGGCAGCCAGTTGGCAAGGTACTCAGGTTCGGTCACAGCTTTCTTGGCTCCTGCCTGACTCCCTCTTACCTTCACCAATATCTACTTTTTGTCTTTCACACCTTTCCAAGCCCGCCCCCACCTCGTCAGGCCTGTTCTAGCCCCTTGCCAAGCCTCCCTCACTTCTCCTGACTCCTCCACATCCAGACCCCATGCCTTTGCCccaacttctcttttctttcatcttcagcTTTTGTCAccctcctctgtccctgccctggcAGCGGGCTCTCAACATACCCCAAGCTTTGCCCCATCTGCTGGCTCTTGGAGGTAGCTAAAGGCCCCAAGTTCTCTTCCCTGGGTGTCTCCTTCTCACCCTGCCCATTAGACCACCAGCTCCAGGCCCTCCCAGGCGTCTCAAGGGACTCCTTGTTCTCAGCTGGGCACCTTACCTCCCACATGCCCGTCCATGCCCCCAGCCCATCTTCCCAAGCGGTCCTTTTCTGCCAAGCCGGCTCTCCTTCACATACGCCCTCCATCACCCCTCCACTTCCTCACACTTCCACAGATATGCTCCCACAGACCCCACCATCACCCACACCCACCCTGACTCACACACCCCTGCCCACACTCACCAGACGGCCTGCCTCATTGTTGTGAAGTTGCACCAATGCACGGATGTCTCCACGACCCCGCTTGTGCCGGGCATCCATAAAGAGCCTTGATTTCTCGTCCCCGAAGTCCACGTCGTCGCCAcagcctccccactcccaggTGGCGCTGCCATCGGGGGAGCCGgagggccccgggggccccggggtgCCAGGCAGGccagggggcctgggcggggcccgGCCGCGGGGCGCCTGGCAGCCGCACTGCAGCAGCTCCCCCATGGAGCAGGCCTGGGTGACTGCGTGGCTGGCGCCCGCAGCCGTGATGGCAAACACAAAGGCCGTCTCCCGGATGTCTGcgggtgcagggagggggcagtCAGCAGGCAGCACCCAGGCTTTGAGGGCGGGTCCCCCCAGGACGGAGAGGGGTGCTGGGTGCGTGGTGGCGCACAGTGCTGCATGCGGTGGGCAAGGCGGCCTGGCTGGGAGACAGAGTCAGGGCAGGGTGCCCACAGGCCCCTGGGACAGATGGGGGCTCAGGCagtctccccacacacacccccctcTGATCCCCTAGCGAAGAAAAAGCAGCCCCCTGGGTGCTTGGCCCACACTGACCCTGCTGCAGGATGCGCCCGAAGGCCTTGCTGTGGCTGGAACAGTTCCAGCGGCGGAAACGGAACTGGAACTGGCACTCTCGCACCCCAAGCCGGGCGCCCCGGGCTAGCTCCGCCACCACTTCTGGctcagcctggcacagctcagcCTGCCGCCCTGCCAGCCGCCGCGCTTTCCTGCAGATGCTGGTAGGGTCCATGACCAGGGGGCTGCCCACCGCCCTGGAAAGCAACGAACAGCAGGGCCAAGGAATGACTCAGAgggcttggggggaggggggagggggaggggggaggggggagggagaccGCCAGGTCAGCCCAGGGCTAAGAGCTGGGATGTGCTTCTTCTCTCGCCCCACTCCAGCTGCGTTTGAGATTGTCCTAACTGGTTCTCTAACCATTCCATGTCCCCCCTTAACTAGATTTTAGACTGGAATTGCTATCGGGCAAGGATTCGGTCTTGTCCTTCTGGGCACATCTTCATTCATAAATCCTTATAGGAATTTGACTCAAGGTGAAGGCACCTGGCACGGGTCTGCCGCAAAAGGGAGACAAGGAAGAAATTAACAGGAGGAAGATCACAAAAACTGTCGAAGTAAAAAAACAGTATGAATCATAAAGCAATACAAAGAAAAGTAGGCAAAAGTTGTATCAAAGAAGGATCTGGCATTAGTTGGACAAGCTGGATCTGTCAGCTGAACAGCCCTGGGGCTAGCAAGCAGGGGCAATCCCAGGGATGTAGAAGGCTGCAAGATTTTAGAATGGCTAGGGAAGGGAAGCTCTGAAGGCAGTCACACTCCCTCTGTAGCTCAGTTTGTCCTTCTGTAATATGGGAAGGTTGGGCTTTGATCTCTCAGGTGGGCCCTCACGCTGTGAtatcctctgtctctctgaacTGGAGAGCAGGAGGAAATATCTGGGGACCGAGGTGCTGAAGCATTAATGTGAAGTAAGTGACACTGACCCTTCTGTTCTGGGGTCTGTGACATTTTCagagcagcagggcagcaagCCAAGCCCTGATGCCACTGGCTGTGACATAACTGGTTTGGGGAAAGGGAAGGCCGTTTGGCTTGGCGGGTCAAGACCTCACGGGAAGTTCTGTACACTTTCAGAAATCCCTCCGTTCCTAGCCTTTGTTTCACCTAAGAAGAGAGCTGTTATTTGGTTTCCATGTATCAGACCCTTGAaggttaaggttttattttattttattttatttttaaggttttcacTCTTGAGtggagctgcttttttttttttaaagattttatttatttattcacgagagacacagagatagcagcagagacctaggcataaggagaagcaggctccctgcgggagggagcccgatgcagatcTCAATCACAGGACtgcaggattatgacctgagccaaaggcagatgttcaaccactgagccacccagttgccccttgAGTGGAACTACTTTAATGAGATTGCTCTTGAAGGCTTAGCTGGGATCCCCGTGCTTGCTGTAGGAATGAGTGCTTGGAGTACTTGGATCTGAGAGTCACTTGAGATCACACAAAAAAGCCTGCAGCAGAGAGCAGGAAAAGACTCCTTGGGTGGGGCTAAGTGGCACCAGGAGATAGAAAATGTAGAGGAAACTGGTAGATAGGTGCCAAAGGTCACGGTGGCCTACTTTCGTGCCCATCGCTGCTCCCCCTCTGTCCCCATGTGCTCTGCAAGTACAGGCTGCCCAGGCTTGTTCTGGCCCCACAACATGAGATGTAATGGGCTTGAACAGCAGTGAGTGGAATTTAGGTCTTAAGGTAGAACTTCTCAATGCTGGGGAGAAAGATGCTTGAGGAGAGAGTTGTAGGAAGATGTGTAAGATGGATCCTATAAGGTCTCCTACTCTCCCCCCCACACCACCACTAGACCCCATCCTATCAGATCATTGTCAGCCCCCTCAACCCGTTTCCTGGAGCCAAGATCCTTTTCTCAGTGAAGAGACCTCCTTGCAGTCCAGGCCCTCCTTCCTCCACGCTTAAGACCTACTCATCACTGCATTCCAACCACAGCCTGGGAAGGTCCAGCTTCCACCCTTTCCCAACCCAAGAGAAGTGGTGGATAGAGCAGTGGGCAGTGCGTCACAGGTATGGTAGGGCAGCCCAAGCTGTTTCCCAGTGGCCCAATGACTTTGAAGAGTGGATGGGcccctatctatctatctatctatctatctatctatctatctgtcatctatctacctatctattatctctctatccatctatccatccccGTATCATCTATCCAAACTCCATCCACTTATCCACCTCATTACAATAAGGATTTGAGGCTGCTTCCAGCAGGGTTGTATAGGGTCAGTAGATAAGACTATGCACACCTTGGGAATTAGAAgtggcattttcttttccttccatggcAGATTTTTAGGTGCTTAATTCATatttcccccaatttttattatgaaagtttGCATATTATGAATGATTACTATAATACTACAATGAACACCATTTAATAcatgtttttgaatgaatgaatgagccaccTAAGAAGAATGTCCCCACTCACCAAGTTCAGGCCCCTATCCATTTGTGATTCCCAGACCCCTAATTAGCTCCCCCACACACATCCCTACACTGGATGCAAAGACAGGCAAGCAGACCTTCCCATGGCTGTCCAGCTCCTTTCCTGCCACCTGCATGTCTAGGCCACCACCTGGGAGTCTGGGGCTCTGCAAACTCATCTTtctaccccacccccatgccACTAAGCTCCCCAgtctcccctccccaaccctgccCTCTGCTAACTCCCTACTTTCCCAAGGTTGACTGGCCTTATCCTCTCAAGGTTACTCTGaccccatccctctcctctccctcctcctaccctagggaagcaagagagggtgggggggggtatgcagggagaaaagcaaaaagcCCCCTGACCTTGTCTGCTTGCCAGGGGCTAGagatagaaggagaaggaagggtggGGCCCTCCAGGAGGTGGGGCCAGCCGTTTGCAGGGTTGAGGGGCTGCCCCAGAGTCAGTTGCTGGTCTGGGTCTGGCTCcccaggctggctggctggatgcCTGGGAACAAAGCTTGTTTACAAGCTGGTCAGGAGGAGGGATGGGCAGTAGTAGCAGCTAGAATCCCAAGGGACCAGCTTGCTCCCTGCCCTCCCGTCCTCGCTCCCATCCCCAAGTCACAGGAAAGAAAACTCCGGAAGAAGAGTAGCAGGGGGGCGTTGGACAAAGCATCAAGCCTCATTTCTATACCCTGGTCTCTGTTAATTCTGGGTAAGCTGAGCCACTGTGGGCAAGTTggtccctctctgggcttcagaaACAGGAGGAGGTAGCATGAGAAGCTCCCTTTATCC
This window contains:
- the WNT6 gene encoding protein Wnt-6, with amino-acid sequence MLPPAPSLLGLLLLLLLCPAHVGGLWWAVGSPLVMDPTSICRKARRLAGRQAELCQAEPEVVAELARGARLGVRECQFQFRFRRWNCSSHSKAFGRILQQDIRETAFVFAITAAGASHAVTQACSMGELLQCGCQAPRGRAPPRPPGLPGTPGPPGPSGSPDGSATWEWGGCGDDVDFGDEKSRLFMDARHKRGRGDIRALVQLHNNEAGRLAVRSHTRTECKCHGLSGSCALRTCWQKLPPFREVGARLLERFHGASRVMGTNDGKALLPAVRTLKPPGRADLLYAADSPDFCAPNRRTGSPGTRGRACNSSAPDLSGCDLLCCGRGHRQESVQLEENCLCRFHWCCVVQCHRCRVRKELSLCL